One region of Edaphobacter bradus genomic DNA includes:
- a CDS encoding alpha/beta hydrolase: MTRFTKFAVSLLGGIIMTQTLAAQAQIPDAATDPRIDPQIRSFLAELNKDSSPFWELPQPKPQEILTALQNQTPVDMSGVTTVEKTITQDGRTVKLYIMTPQHVAGKPGVLLFIHGGVWIVGNFQNHQRLLRDLVVGSGQIGVFVEYTQLPEAKYPTQMDESYAALKWVAAHAHEFGADGTRIAIAGNSVGGNMSAALALMAKDKKGPKIALQVLFIPATDASVDTESYREFGTGRFLARAFMKYGWDLYAPDEKTRNSPYVSPLRASKEELEGLPPAIVITAENDPLRDEGEAYAHKLKEAGVAVTATRYNGMIHDFVLLNAIHEVSGVQAAIKQAGDAIRVALKQ, from the coding sequence ATGACACGTTTCACAAAATTCGCAGTATCACTCTTAGGGGGAATCATCATGACTCAAACGTTAGCGGCACAGGCACAGATACCGGATGCGGCAACTGATCCTCGGATCGACCCGCAAATTCGGTCTTTTCTCGCGGAGCTCAACAAGGACAGCAGTCCGTTTTGGGAATTGCCACAACCGAAGCCACAGGAAATCCTCACTGCTCTTCAGAACCAGACGCCAGTAGATATGTCAGGAGTTACCACAGTCGAAAAAACGATCACGCAAGACGGACGCACTGTAAAGCTCTACATCATGACGCCGCAGCATGTGGCCGGCAAACCAGGAGTGCTGTTGTTTATCCATGGTGGTGTTTGGATTGTCGGCAACTTCCAGAACCATCAGCGTCTGCTGCGTGACCTGGTGGTTGGTTCCGGCCAGATCGGCGTCTTCGTCGAATACACACAGCTTCCAGAAGCGAAATATCCAACACAGATGGATGAAAGCTACGCTGCACTGAAATGGGTTGCTGCCCACGCGCACGAGTTTGGTGCAGACGGAACCCGGATCGCGATTGCGGGAAACTCGGTCGGCGGTAACATGAGCGCGGCACTGGCTCTCATGGCGAAGGACAAGAAGGGTCCCAAAATCGCCTTACAGGTGCTGTTCATCCCGGCTACGGATGCGAGTGTGGATACCGAGTCCTATCGTGAATTCGGGACGGGACGGTTTCTGGCACGCGCGTTTATGAAGTATGGCTGGGACCTCTATGCGCCTGATGAGAAAACGCGCAATAGTCCTTATGTATCGCCGCTTCGCGCGAGTAAGGAGGAACTCGAGGGACTGCCTCCCGCTATCGTCATTACCGCCGAAAATGATCCTCTTCGCGACGAAGGCGAGGCTTACGCACACAAACTCAAAGAAGCTGGCGTTGCTGTCACCGCGACTCGTTACAACGGGATGATCCACGACTTCGTGCTTCTCAATGCCATTCATGAGGTGTCTGGAGTTCAAGCGGCTATTAAACAGGCTGGCGACGCAATTCGTGTCGCATTGAAGCAGTAA
- a CDS encoding HAD family hydrolase → MESTQEHDHSHHGNRAAGHEMHQQLSTQAIGTTMHAGHDQHAHHDQHADHSVAMFRNKFWLSLALTLPVVFSSSEVQHWLGYHAPQFPGSQFILALGTIIFFYGGSAFPRGAWRELSDRSPGMMALISLAILVAFIASLAATFGLLNVDVWWELATLIAIMILGHWLEMKAITQAEGALNALAALLPDTAERVTPSGIEKVLSPICT, encoded by the coding sequence ATGGAATCGACTCAAGAACATGACCACTCGCATCATGGGAACCGCGCTGCCGGGCACGAGATGCATCAGCAACTCTCCACCCAGGCGATAGGCACTACCATGCACGCCGGTCATGATCAACACGCGCATCATGATCAGCACGCTGACCACTCCGTAGCAATGTTCCGCAACAAATTTTGGTTGAGCCTTGCCCTCACTCTGCCTGTCGTCTTTTCGTCAAGCGAGGTCCAGCACTGGCTCGGCTATCACGCCCCTCAGTTCCCCGGTTCACAGTTCATCCTCGCTCTGGGCACAATCATCTTTTTCTACGGCGGAAGCGCCTTTCCCCGCGGCGCATGGCGCGAACTCTCCGATCGCAGCCCCGGCATGATGGCCCTCATCAGCCTCGCCATTCTCGTGGCATTCATCGCCTCCCTCGCCGCTACCTTTGGACTTCTCAACGTCGATGTCTGGTGGGAGCTCGCAACCCTCATCGCGATCATGATTCTCGGCCACTGGCTCGAGATGAAGGCAATCACCCAGGCTGAGGGCGCTCTCAACGCGCTCGCCGCGCTGCTCCCCGACACCGCAGAGCGCGTGACTCCATCCGGTATCGAGAAAGTCCTCTCGCCGATCTGCACGTAG
- a CDS encoding HAD-IC family P-type ATPase: MHVGDIVLVRPRARVPADGTVTEGSADIDESMITGESRAITKTTGDSVVAGTVAAGGSLRVQVKAIGDQTALSGIMRLVAAAQASGSRAQAMADRAAALLFYVELASGILTLTYWWFAGDKEHALTRTVTVLVIACPHALGLAIPLVIAISTALGAKMACS; encoded by the coding sequence CTGCACGTAGGCGACATCGTTCTCGTTCGCCCTAGAGCTCGCGTCCCAGCCGATGGAACCGTGACCGAAGGCTCAGCCGATATCGACGAATCTATGATCACCGGCGAATCGCGCGCAATTACAAAGACAACTGGGGACAGCGTTGTCGCAGGCACAGTCGCCGCTGGCGGAAGCTTGCGTGTGCAGGTCAAGGCTATCGGAGATCAGACCGCACTCTCAGGCATCATGCGCCTCGTCGCCGCCGCTCAGGCGTCCGGATCGCGTGCTCAAGCCATGGCAGACCGCGCCGCCGCGCTTCTCTTTTATGTCGAACTCGCCTCCGGAATTCTGACACTAACTTACTGGTGGTTCGCCGGAGACAAAGAACACGCGCTCACGCGCACAGTCACAGTTCTCGTCATCGCATGCCCTCACGCCCTTGGCCTTGCGATTCCACTTGTCATCGCAATCTCTACTGCTCTCGGCGCAAAAATGGCCTGCTCGTGA
- a CDS encoding TetR/AcrR family transcriptional regulator: protein MKTSAPKKTARKPRADAQRNRERILEVSKQVFTRRGAEASMDEIAKRSKIGPGTLYRHFPTRDDLLAAVYISEVEKLAEAQKKFSAELPPAEALRAWMLVFIDYIAAKKIIAPALNAMAGGPSRVFQQTNRLMEEAANALASRAVASRDLRPDVDPMDMLRAIYGVSSAGSTEDWPEKARRFVDILIQGSRP, encoded by the coding sequence ATGAAAACGTCAGCCCCAAAGAAAACTGCCCGCAAGCCCCGAGCTGACGCGCAGCGCAACCGTGAACGGATTCTCGAAGTCTCGAAGCAGGTTTTCACGCGCCGGGGAGCAGAGGCCAGCATGGACGAGATCGCCAAGCGCTCGAAGATAGGCCCGGGGACGCTCTACCGTCACTTTCCCACGCGCGATGACCTGCTGGCTGCTGTCTATATCAGCGAAGTCGAGAAGCTGGCCGAGGCGCAGAAAAAGTTCTCCGCAGAGCTGCCTCCGGCCGAGGCGCTGCGGGCGTGGATGCTGGTCTTCATCGACTACATTGCTGCGAAAAAGATCATCGCCCCGGCGTTGAACGCAATGGCCGGCGGCCCTTCTCGGGTATTTCAGCAGACTAACCGGCTCATGGAAGAGGCTGCTAATGCGCTAGCGAGCCGCGCCGTCGCTAGCCGAGACCTTCGACCAGATGTCGATCCAATGGACATGTTACGCGCTATTTATGGGGTCTCCAGCGCGGGCAGCACAGAAGATTGGCCTGAAAAGGCGCGGCGGTTCGTGGATATCCTCATTCAGGGCTCCCGGCCTTAA